In the Periophthalmus magnuspinnatus isolate fPerMag1 chromosome 4, fPerMag1.2.pri, whole genome shotgun sequence genome, one interval contains:
- the tle2a gene encoding transducin-like enhancer protein 2a isoform X3, whose protein sequence is MFPQNRPPAPLQPPPGSSASVVAAAAAAAAASGTPQSLKLTYPETLDRIKEEFQFLQTQYHSLKLECEKLATEKTEIQRHYVMYYEMSYGLNIEMHKQTEIAKRLNVICAQLIPFLSQEHQQQVVQAMERAKQVTMGELNASIGQQLQAQHLSQHAGGLPVGPHPSGLPHPGLALGGSSGLLALSGALGAQLAAKDERAHLEAAAAAAAAAEHHRDREAGPSSLSNGDKGRPSDYLSNGKKRKAEEKEFMTDYGSDADKSDDNLVVDEDPSSPRSVQSYSSRENGLDKMPPSRKEGPPQASPTSLASSSSATSPSRGKEPPQREKSSTPGMKPGTPMSQESNTPGPSGPPQFRPVPGKPGVDPLALGLRNPLAVQGAYPPGAFGLPPPGVNGDLPGAAGYGAGLHLVSPQMNGAAAAAAAAAAAGYGRSPVVGYESPHPHMRVPGLPASLQSASGKPAYSFHVSADGQMQPVPFPPDALLGPGIPRHARQIHTLSHGEVVCAVTISTSTRHVYTGGKGCVKVWDISQPGSKSPMAQLDCLNRDNYIRSCKLLSDGRTLIVGGEASTLSIWDLATPTPRIKAELTSSAPACYALAISPDNKVCFSCCSDGNIVVWDLHNQTLVRQFQGHTDGASCIDISNDGTKLWTGGLDNTVRCWDLREGRQLQQHDFTSQIFSLGYCPTGEWLAVGMESSNVEVLHVSKPDKYQLHLHESCVLSLKFAYCGKWFVSTGKDNLLNAWRTPYGSSIFQSKESSSVLSCDISPDDQFIVTGSGDKKATVYEVIY, encoded by the exons ACCCAGAGACACTAGACCGCATCAAGGAAGAGTTCCAGTTTCTTCAGACTCAGTACCACAG TTTAAAGCTGGAATGTGAGAAATTGGCCACAGAGAAGACTGAGATCCAGAGACACTATGTTATG TATTATGAGATGTCATACGGCCTTAACATCGAAATGCACAAACAG ACGGAGATCGCCAAACGGCTGAACGTGATCTGTGCTCAGCTCATCCCATTCCTATCGCAGGAG CATCAACAGCAGGTGGTCCAGGCTATGGAGCGCGCCAAACAGGTGACCATGGGGGAGTTAAATGCTTCGATAGGG CAGCAGCTCCAGGCGCAGCACCTCTCCCAACATGCAGGGGGTTTGCCTGTGGGCCCACACCCCTCAGGCCTGCCCCACCCCGGCCTAGCTCTGGGCGGGAGCTCCGGTCTGCTGGCTCTGTCTGGAGCCCTGGGGGCTCAGCTCGCTGCCAAAGACGAGAGGGCACACCTGGAGGCAGCCGCtgctgccgctgctgctgcAGAGCACCACAGAG ACCGTGAAGCAGGACCA AGCTCTCTGTCCAATGGGGATAAGGGCCGGCCTTCGGACTACCTCAGCAACGGCAAGAAGAGGAAAGCTGAAGAGAAGGAGTTCATGACGGACTAT GGCAGTGATGCGGATAAGAGTGATGATAATTTGGTTGTGGATGAG GACCCCTCGTCTCCTCGCAGTGTGCAGTCATATTCATCCAGGGAGAACGGATTGGACAAAATGCCCCCATCTCGTAAAGAGGGCCCTCCACAGGCCAGTCCCACATCTCTTGCTTCGTCCAGCAGTGCCACCTCCCCATCCCGCGGCAAAGAACCCCCACAG AGGGAGAAGTCTAGCACCCCAGGTATGAAGCCAGGAACACCCATGTCCCAAGAGTCAAATACCCCCGGACCAAGTGGACCACCTCAGTTCAGACCGGTCCCGGGCAAACCTGGAGTTGACCCCCTTG CTCTCGGCCTGAGGAACCCTCTGGCAGTTCAAGGAGCGTACCCCCCCGGGGCATTCGGCCTGCCTCCTCCAGGGGTGAATGGAGATCTGCCCGGGGCAGCGGGCTACGGTGCAGGGCTTCACCTGGTCTCCCCCCAGATGAacggagcagcagcagcagcagcagcagctgctGCCGCGGGCTATGGCCGCTCCCCTGTG GTGGGCTATGAGTCCCCGCACCCACACATGAGGGTCCCTGGGCTTCCGGCCAGCCTGCAGTCTGCCTCTGGAAAACC TGCATACTCGTTCCATGTGAGTGCAGATGGACAGATGCAACCTGTGCCCTTCCCCCCTGACGCCCTGCTGGGCCCTGGGATCCCTCGACACGCGCGGCAGATCCACACCCTGAGTCACGGAGAGGTGGTGTGTGCGGTCACCATCAGCACCTCCACCCGCCACGTCTACACCGGAGGCAAGGGCTGCGTCAAGGTGTGGGACATCAGCCAACCGGGCAGCAAGAGCCCCATGGCACAGCTCGACTGCCTG AATCGGGATAACTACATCAGATCCTGCAAACTTCTTTCTGACGGCCGAACTTTAATAGTTGGTGGTGAGGCCAGTACACTGTCCATCTGGGATCTGGCCACGCCCACTCCTCGCATCAAGGCGGAGCTCACATCGTCTGCTCCCGCCTGCTACGCTCTGGCCATCTCCCCCGACAACAAAGTGTGCTTCTCCTGCTGCAGTGACGGCAACATCGTGGTCTGGGACCTGCACAACCAGACTCTTGTCag ACAGTTCCAGGGCCACACCGATGGAGCGAGCTGCATCGATATCTCCAATGACGGCACCAAACTGTGGACGGGTGGACTGGACAACACTGTCCGCTGCTGGGACCTCCGAGAGGGACGCCAGCTCCAGCAGCACGACTTCACCTCACAG ATCTTCTCCCTGGGCTACTGTCCCACGGGTGAGTGGCTGGCTGTGGGAATGGAGAGCAGTAATGTGGAAGTCCTGCATGTCTCTAAACCTGACAAGTACCAGCTGCACCTCCATGAgagctgtgttctctctctAAAGTTTGCCTACTGTG GTAAATGGTTTGTGAGCACGGGCAAAGATAACCTCTTGAATGCATGGCGGACCCCTTACGGCTCCAGTATATTCCAG TCAAAGGAGTCATCGTCGGTCCTCAGTTGTGACATTTCTCCTGACGACCAGTTTATTGTCACTGGCTCAGGAGACAAGAAGGCAACAGTGTATGAAGTCATCTACTGA
- the tle2a gene encoding transducin-like enhancer protein 2a isoform X2 — protein MFPQNRPPAPLQPPPGSSASVVAAAAAAAAASGTPQSLKLTYPETLDRIKEEFQFLQTQYHSLKLECEKLATEKTEIQRHYVMYYEMSYGLNIEMHKQTEIAKRLNVICAQLIPFLSQEHQQQVVQAMERAKQVTMGELNASIGVRGLPPLPHSQLQAQHLSQHAGGLPVGPHPSGLPHPGLALGGSSGLLALSGALGAQLAAKDERAHLEAAAAAAAAAEHHRDREAGPSSLSNGDKGRPSDYLSNGKKRKAEEKEFMTDYGSDADKSDDNLVVDEDPSSPRSVQSYSSRENGLDKMPPSRKEGPPQASPTSLASSSSATSPSRGKEPPQREKSSTPGMKPGTPMSQESNTPGPSGPPQFRPVPGKPGVDPLALGLRNPLAVQGAYPPGAFGLPPPGVNGDLPGAAGYGAGLHLVSPQMNGAAAAAAAAAAAGYGRSPVVGYESPHPHMRVPGLPASLQSASGKPAYSFHVSADGQMQPVPFPPDALLGPGIPRHARQIHTLSHGEVVCAVTISTSTRHVYTGGKGCVKVWDISQPGSKSPMAQLDCLNRDNYIRSCKLLSDGRTLIVGGEASTLSIWDLATPTPRIKAELTSSAPACYALAISPDNKVCFSCCSDGNIVVWDLHNQTLVRQFQGHTDGASCIDISNDGTKLWTGGLDNTVRCWDLREGRQLQQHDFTSQIFSLGYCPTGEWLAVGMESSNVEVLHVSKPDKYQLHLHESCVLSLKFAYCGKWFVSTGKDNLLNAWRTPYGSSIFQSKESSSVLSCDISPDDQFIVTGSGDKKATVYEVIY, from the exons ACCCAGAGACACTAGACCGCATCAAGGAAGAGTTCCAGTTTCTTCAGACTCAGTACCACAG TTTAAAGCTGGAATGTGAGAAATTGGCCACAGAGAAGACTGAGATCCAGAGACACTATGTTATG TATTATGAGATGTCATACGGCCTTAACATCGAAATGCACAAACAG ACGGAGATCGCCAAACGGCTGAACGTGATCTGTGCTCAGCTCATCCCATTCCTATCGCAGGAG CATCAACAGCAGGTGGTCCAGGCTATGGAGCGCGCCAAACAGGTGACCATGGGGGAGTTAAATGCTTCGATAGGGGTACGTGGGCTCCCCCCTCTGCCTCATAGC CAGCTCCAGGCGCAGCACCTCTCCCAACATGCAGGGGGTTTGCCTGTGGGCCCACACCCCTCAGGCCTGCCCCACCCCGGCCTAGCTCTGGGCGGGAGCTCCGGTCTGCTGGCTCTGTCTGGAGCCCTGGGGGCTCAGCTCGCTGCCAAAGACGAGAGGGCACACCTGGAGGCAGCCGCtgctgccgctgctgctgcAGAGCACCACAGAG ACCGTGAAGCAGGACCA AGCTCTCTGTCCAATGGGGATAAGGGCCGGCCTTCGGACTACCTCAGCAACGGCAAGAAGAGGAAAGCTGAAGAGAAGGAGTTCATGACGGACTAT GGCAGTGATGCGGATAAGAGTGATGATAATTTGGTTGTGGATGAG GACCCCTCGTCTCCTCGCAGTGTGCAGTCATATTCATCCAGGGAGAACGGATTGGACAAAATGCCCCCATCTCGTAAAGAGGGCCCTCCACAGGCCAGTCCCACATCTCTTGCTTCGTCCAGCAGTGCCACCTCCCCATCCCGCGGCAAAGAACCCCCACAG AGGGAGAAGTCTAGCACCCCAGGTATGAAGCCAGGAACACCCATGTCCCAAGAGTCAAATACCCCCGGACCAAGTGGACCACCTCAGTTCAGACCGGTCCCGGGCAAACCTGGAGTTGACCCCCTTG CTCTCGGCCTGAGGAACCCTCTGGCAGTTCAAGGAGCGTACCCCCCCGGGGCATTCGGCCTGCCTCCTCCAGGGGTGAATGGAGATCTGCCCGGGGCAGCGGGCTACGGTGCAGGGCTTCACCTGGTCTCCCCCCAGATGAacggagcagcagcagcagcagcagcagctgctGCCGCGGGCTATGGCCGCTCCCCTGTG GTGGGCTATGAGTCCCCGCACCCACACATGAGGGTCCCTGGGCTTCCGGCCAGCCTGCAGTCTGCCTCTGGAAAACC TGCATACTCGTTCCATGTGAGTGCAGATGGACAGATGCAACCTGTGCCCTTCCCCCCTGACGCCCTGCTGGGCCCTGGGATCCCTCGACACGCGCGGCAGATCCACACCCTGAGTCACGGAGAGGTGGTGTGTGCGGTCACCATCAGCACCTCCACCCGCCACGTCTACACCGGAGGCAAGGGCTGCGTCAAGGTGTGGGACATCAGCCAACCGGGCAGCAAGAGCCCCATGGCACAGCTCGACTGCCTG AATCGGGATAACTACATCAGATCCTGCAAACTTCTTTCTGACGGCCGAACTTTAATAGTTGGTGGTGAGGCCAGTACACTGTCCATCTGGGATCTGGCCACGCCCACTCCTCGCATCAAGGCGGAGCTCACATCGTCTGCTCCCGCCTGCTACGCTCTGGCCATCTCCCCCGACAACAAAGTGTGCTTCTCCTGCTGCAGTGACGGCAACATCGTGGTCTGGGACCTGCACAACCAGACTCTTGTCag ACAGTTCCAGGGCCACACCGATGGAGCGAGCTGCATCGATATCTCCAATGACGGCACCAAACTGTGGACGGGTGGACTGGACAACACTGTCCGCTGCTGGGACCTCCGAGAGGGACGCCAGCTCCAGCAGCACGACTTCACCTCACAG ATCTTCTCCCTGGGCTACTGTCCCACGGGTGAGTGGCTGGCTGTGGGAATGGAGAGCAGTAATGTGGAAGTCCTGCATGTCTCTAAACCTGACAAGTACCAGCTGCACCTCCATGAgagctgtgttctctctctAAAGTTTGCCTACTGTG GTAAATGGTTTGTGAGCACGGGCAAAGATAACCTCTTGAATGCATGGCGGACCCCTTACGGCTCCAGTATATTCCAG TCAAAGGAGTCATCGTCGGTCCTCAGTTGTGACATTTCTCCTGACGACCAGTTTATTGTCACTGGCTCAGGAGACAAGAAGGCAACAGTGTATGAAGTCATCTACTGA
- the tle2a gene encoding transducin-like enhancer protein 2a isoform X6 produces MFPQNRPPAPLQPPPGSSASVVAAAAAAAAASGTPQSLKLTYPETLDRIKEEFQFLQTQYHSLKLECEKLATEKTEIQRHYVMYYEMSYGLNIEMHKQTEIAKRLNVICAQLIPFLSQEHQQQVVQAMERAKQQLQAQHLSQHAGGLPVGPHPSGLPHPGLALGGSSGLLALSGALGAQLAAKDERAHLEAAAAAAAAAEHHRDREAGPSSLSNGDKGRPSDYLSNGKKRKAEEKEFMTDYGSDADKSDDNLVVDEDPSSPRSVQSYSSRENGLDKMPPSRKEGPPQASPTSLASSSSATSPSRGKEPPQREKSSTPGMKPGTPMSQESNTPGPSGPPQFRPVPGKPGVDPLALGLRNPLAVQGAYPPGAFGLPPPGVNGDLPGAAGYGAGLHLVSPQMNGAAAAAAAAAAAGYGRSPVVGYESPHPHMRVPGLPASLQSASGKPAYSFHVSADGQMQPVPFPPDALLGPGIPRHARQIHTLSHGEVVCAVTISTSTRHVYTGGKGCVKVWDISQPGSKSPMAQLDCLNRDNYIRSCKLLSDGRTLIVGGEASTLSIWDLATPTPRIKAELTSSAPACYALAISPDNKVCFSCCSDGNIVVWDLHNQTLVRQFQGHTDGASCIDISNDGTKLWTGGLDNTVRCWDLREGRQLQQHDFTSQIFSLGYCPTGEWLAVGMESSNVEVLHVSKPDKYQLHLHESCVLSLKFAYCGKWFVSTGKDNLLNAWRTPYGSSIFQSKESSSVLSCDISPDDQFIVTGSGDKKATVYEVIY; encoded by the exons ACCCAGAGACACTAGACCGCATCAAGGAAGAGTTCCAGTTTCTTCAGACTCAGTACCACAG TTTAAAGCTGGAATGTGAGAAATTGGCCACAGAGAAGACTGAGATCCAGAGACACTATGTTATG TATTATGAGATGTCATACGGCCTTAACATCGAAATGCACAAACAG ACGGAGATCGCCAAACGGCTGAACGTGATCTGTGCTCAGCTCATCCCATTCCTATCGCAGGAG CATCAACAGCAGGTGGTCCAGGCTATGGAGCGCGCCAAACAG CAGCTCCAGGCGCAGCACCTCTCCCAACATGCAGGGGGTTTGCCTGTGGGCCCACACCCCTCAGGCCTGCCCCACCCCGGCCTAGCTCTGGGCGGGAGCTCCGGTCTGCTGGCTCTGTCTGGAGCCCTGGGGGCTCAGCTCGCTGCCAAAGACGAGAGGGCACACCTGGAGGCAGCCGCtgctgccgctgctgctgcAGAGCACCACAGAG ACCGTGAAGCAGGACCA AGCTCTCTGTCCAATGGGGATAAGGGCCGGCCTTCGGACTACCTCAGCAACGGCAAGAAGAGGAAAGCTGAAGAGAAGGAGTTCATGACGGACTAT GGCAGTGATGCGGATAAGAGTGATGATAATTTGGTTGTGGATGAG GACCCCTCGTCTCCTCGCAGTGTGCAGTCATATTCATCCAGGGAGAACGGATTGGACAAAATGCCCCCATCTCGTAAAGAGGGCCCTCCACAGGCCAGTCCCACATCTCTTGCTTCGTCCAGCAGTGCCACCTCCCCATCCCGCGGCAAAGAACCCCCACAG AGGGAGAAGTCTAGCACCCCAGGTATGAAGCCAGGAACACCCATGTCCCAAGAGTCAAATACCCCCGGACCAAGTGGACCACCTCAGTTCAGACCGGTCCCGGGCAAACCTGGAGTTGACCCCCTTG CTCTCGGCCTGAGGAACCCTCTGGCAGTTCAAGGAGCGTACCCCCCCGGGGCATTCGGCCTGCCTCCTCCAGGGGTGAATGGAGATCTGCCCGGGGCAGCGGGCTACGGTGCAGGGCTTCACCTGGTCTCCCCCCAGATGAacggagcagcagcagcagcagcagcagctgctGCCGCGGGCTATGGCCGCTCCCCTGTG GTGGGCTATGAGTCCCCGCACCCACACATGAGGGTCCCTGGGCTTCCGGCCAGCCTGCAGTCTGCCTCTGGAAAACC TGCATACTCGTTCCATGTGAGTGCAGATGGACAGATGCAACCTGTGCCCTTCCCCCCTGACGCCCTGCTGGGCCCTGGGATCCCTCGACACGCGCGGCAGATCCACACCCTGAGTCACGGAGAGGTGGTGTGTGCGGTCACCATCAGCACCTCCACCCGCCACGTCTACACCGGAGGCAAGGGCTGCGTCAAGGTGTGGGACATCAGCCAACCGGGCAGCAAGAGCCCCATGGCACAGCTCGACTGCCTG AATCGGGATAACTACATCAGATCCTGCAAACTTCTTTCTGACGGCCGAACTTTAATAGTTGGTGGTGAGGCCAGTACACTGTCCATCTGGGATCTGGCCACGCCCACTCCTCGCATCAAGGCGGAGCTCACATCGTCTGCTCCCGCCTGCTACGCTCTGGCCATCTCCCCCGACAACAAAGTGTGCTTCTCCTGCTGCAGTGACGGCAACATCGTGGTCTGGGACCTGCACAACCAGACTCTTGTCag ACAGTTCCAGGGCCACACCGATGGAGCGAGCTGCATCGATATCTCCAATGACGGCACCAAACTGTGGACGGGTGGACTGGACAACACTGTCCGCTGCTGGGACCTCCGAGAGGGACGCCAGCTCCAGCAGCACGACTTCACCTCACAG ATCTTCTCCCTGGGCTACTGTCCCACGGGTGAGTGGCTGGCTGTGGGAATGGAGAGCAGTAATGTGGAAGTCCTGCATGTCTCTAAACCTGACAAGTACCAGCTGCACCTCCATGAgagctgtgttctctctctAAAGTTTGCCTACTGTG GTAAATGGTTTGTGAGCACGGGCAAAGATAACCTCTTGAATGCATGGCGGACCCCTTACGGCTCCAGTATATTCCAG TCAAAGGAGTCATCGTCGGTCCTCAGTTGTGACATTTCTCCTGACGACCAGTTTATTGTCACTGGCTCAGGAGACAAGAAGGCAACAGTGTATGAAGTCATCTACTGA
- the tle2a gene encoding transducin-like enhancer protein 2a isoform X1, whose product MFPQNRPPAPLQPPPGSSASVVAAAAAAAAASGTPQSLKLTYPETLDRIKEEFQFLQTQYHSLKLECEKLATEKTEIQRHYVMYYEMSYGLNIEMHKQTEIAKRLNVICAQLIPFLSQEHQQQVVQAMERAKQVTMGELNASIGVRGLPPLPHSQQLQAQHLSQHAGGLPVGPHPSGLPHPGLALGGSSGLLALSGALGAQLAAKDERAHLEAAAAAAAAAEHHRDREAGPSSLSNGDKGRPSDYLSNGKKRKAEEKEFMTDYGSDADKSDDNLVVDEDPSSPRSVQSYSSRENGLDKMPPSRKEGPPQASPTSLASSSSATSPSRGKEPPQREKSSTPGMKPGTPMSQESNTPGPSGPPQFRPVPGKPGVDPLALGLRNPLAVQGAYPPGAFGLPPPGVNGDLPGAAGYGAGLHLVSPQMNGAAAAAAAAAAAGYGRSPVVGYESPHPHMRVPGLPASLQSASGKPAYSFHVSADGQMQPVPFPPDALLGPGIPRHARQIHTLSHGEVVCAVTISTSTRHVYTGGKGCVKVWDISQPGSKSPMAQLDCLNRDNYIRSCKLLSDGRTLIVGGEASTLSIWDLATPTPRIKAELTSSAPACYALAISPDNKVCFSCCSDGNIVVWDLHNQTLVRQFQGHTDGASCIDISNDGTKLWTGGLDNTVRCWDLREGRQLQQHDFTSQIFSLGYCPTGEWLAVGMESSNVEVLHVSKPDKYQLHLHESCVLSLKFAYCGKWFVSTGKDNLLNAWRTPYGSSIFQSKESSSVLSCDISPDDQFIVTGSGDKKATVYEVIY is encoded by the exons ACCCAGAGACACTAGACCGCATCAAGGAAGAGTTCCAGTTTCTTCAGACTCAGTACCACAG TTTAAAGCTGGAATGTGAGAAATTGGCCACAGAGAAGACTGAGATCCAGAGACACTATGTTATG TATTATGAGATGTCATACGGCCTTAACATCGAAATGCACAAACAG ACGGAGATCGCCAAACGGCTGAACGTGATCTGTGCTCAGCTCATCCCATTCCTATCGCAGGAG CATCAACAGCAGGTGGTCCAGGCTATGGAGCGCGCCAAACAGGTGACCATGGGGGAGTTAAATGCTTCGATAGGGGTACGTGGGCTCCCCCCTCTGCCTCATAGC CAGCAGCTCCAGGCGCAGCACCTCTCCCAACATGCAGGGGGTTTGCCTGTGGGCCCACACCCCTCAGGCCTGCCCCACCCCGGCCTAGCTCTGGGCGGGAGCTCCGGTCTGCTGGCTCTGTCTGGAGCCCTGGGGGCTCAGCTCGCTGCCAAAGACGAGAGGGCACACCTGGAGGCAGCCGCtgctgccgctgctgctgcAGAGCACCACAGAG ACCGTGAAGCAGGACCA AGCTCTCTGTCCAATGGGGATAAGGGCCGGCCTTCGGACTACCTCAGCAACGGCAAGAAGAGGAAAGCTGAAGAGAAGGAGTTCATGACGGACTAT GGCAGTGATGCGGATAAGAGTGATGATAATTTGGTTGTGGATGAG GACCCCTCGTCTCCTCGCAGTGTGCAGTCATATTCATCCAGGGAGAACGGATTGGACAAAATGCCCCCATCTCGTAAAGAGGGCCCTCCACAGGCCAGTCCCACATCTCTTGCTTCGTCCAGCAGTGCCACCTCCCCATCCCGCGGCAAAGAACCCCCACAG AGGGAGAAGTCTAGCACCCCAGGTATGAAGCCAGGAACACCCATGTCCCAAGAGTCAAATACCCCCGGACCAAGTGGACCACCTCAGTTCAGACCGGTCCCGGGCAAACCTGGAGTTGACCCCCTTG CTCTCGGCCTGAGGAACCCTCTGGCAGTTCAAGGAGCGTACCCCCCCGGGGCATTCGGCCTGCCTCCTCCAGGGGTGAATGGAGATCTGCCCGGGGCAGCGGGCTACGGTGCAGGGCTTCACCTGGTCTCCCCCCAGATGAacggagcagcagcagcagcagcagcagctgctGCCGCGGGCTATGGCCGCTCCCCTGTG GTGGGCTATGAGTCCCCGCACCCACACATGAGGGTCCCTGGGCTTCCGGCCAGCCTGCAGTCTGCCTCTGGAAAACC TGCATACTCGTTCCATGTGAGTGCAGATGGACAGATGCAACCTGTGCCCTTCCCCCCTGACGCCCTGCTGGGCCCTGGGATCCCTCGACACGCGCGGCAGATCCACACCCTGAGTCACGGAGAGGTGGTGTGTGCGGTCACCATCAGCACCTCCACCCGCCACGTCTACACCGGAGGCAAGGGCTGCGTCAAGGTGTGGGACATCAGCCAACCGGGCAGCAAGAGCCCCATGGCACAGCTCGACTGCCTG AATCGGGATAACTACATCAGATCCTGCAAACTTCTTTCTGACGGCCGAACTTTAATAGTTGGTGGTGAGGCCAGTACACTGTCCATCTGGGATCTGGCCACGCCCACTCCTCGCATCAAGGCGGAGCTCACATCGTCTGCTCCCGCCTGCTACGCTCTGGCCATCTCCCCCGACAACAAAGTGTGCTTCTCCTGCTGCAGTGACGGCAACATCGTGGTCTGGGACCTGCACAACCAGACTCTTGTCag ACAGTTCCAGGGCCACACCGATGGAGCGAGCTGCATCGATATCTCCAATGACGGCACCAAACTGTGGACGGGTGGACTGGACAACACTGTCCGCTGCTGGGACCTCCGAGAGGGACGCCAGCTCCAGCAGCACGACTTCACCTCACAG ATCTTCTCCCTGGGCTACTGTCCCACGGGTGAGTGGCTGGCTGTGGGAATGGAGAGCAGTAATGTGGAAGTCCTGCATGTCTCTAAACCTGACAAGTACCAGCTGCACCTCCATGAgagctgtgttctctctctAAAGTTTGCCTACTGTG GTAAATGGTTTGTGAGCACGGGCAAAGATAACCTCTTGAATGCATGGCGGACCCCTTACGGCTCCAGTATATTCCAG TCAAAGGAGTCATCGTCGGTCCTCAGTTGTGACATTTCTCCTGACGACCAGTTTATTGTCACTGGCTCAGGAGACAAGAAGGCAACAGTGTATGAAGTCATCTACTGA